From Rhodopseudomonas palustris, a single genomic window includes:
- a CDS encoding ABC transporter substrate-binding protein has translation MNLRYSSVLTSVTAIAALTLAVGAAAAADKKYDPGASDTEIKIGQTVPHSGPGSLYGVLGRVGEAYFQMLNEKGGINGRKVKFLTLDDSYSAPKAVEATRKLVEQEEVLALYGSLGTAPQTAVHKYLNSKKVPQLLLNTGASKWNDPKNFKWTMAGLPLYPTEARILAKHVVAVKPDAKIAILYQNDDFGRDFLAPFKKVLEEAGGKAKVVAEASYDLTEPTIDSQIINLSKSGADVFFNITTGKATSQSIRKISEVGWKPLHLLSAGSTGRSILNAAGLENSKGIVAIRYSKEVGVPRFENDPEVQAFEAFRAKYLPNVDKDNTIAYAGYGQAATMAEILRRCGDNLTRENVLKQASNLKGFHSPYFLDGITYSYTPDDYTPMKTLYIATFNGSDWDISDKPVTE, from the coding sequence ATGAATCTACGCTACAGCTCCGTCCTCACCTCCGTGACGGCGATCGCGGCTTTGACGCTGGCCGTCGGTGCGGCGGCAGCGGCCGACAAGAAATACGATCCCGGCGCCAGCGACACCGAGATCAAGATCGGCCAGACCGTGCCGCATTCCGGGCCCGGCTCGCTGTACGGCGTGCTCGGCCGCGTCGGTGAAGCCTATTTCCAGATGCTCAACGAGAAGGGCGGCATCAACGGTCGCAAGGTCAAGTTCCTCACCCTCGACGATTCCTACAGCGCCCCGAAGGCGGTCGAGGCGACCCGCAAGCTGGTGGAGCAGGAGGAAGTGTTGGCGCTGTACGGCTCGCTCGGCACCGCCCCGCAAACGGCGGTGCATAAATACCTAAATTCCAAGAAGGTGCCGCAGCTTCTGCTGAACACCGGCGCGTCGAAGTGGAACGACCCGAAGAACTTCAAATGGACCATGGCGGGCCTGCCGCTGTATCCGACTGAAGCGCGGATTCTCGCCAAGCACGTCGTCGCGGTGAAGCCTGACGCCAAGATCGCGATCCTGTACCAGAACGACGATTTCGGCCGCGACTTCCTGGCGCCGTTCAAGAAGGTGCTGGAGGAGGCCGGCGGCAAGGCCAAGGTGGTGGCCGAAGCCAGCTACGACCTGACCGAGCCGACGATCGATTCGCAGATCATCAATCTGTCGAAGTCCGGTGCCGACGTGTTCTTCAACATCACCACCGGCAAGGCGACCTCGCAATCGATCCGCAAGATCTCCGAAGTCGGCTGGAAGCCGTTGCATCTGCTGTCGGCCGGATCGACGGGGCGCTCGATCCTCAACGCCGCCGGTCTGGAAAACTCCAAGGGCATCGTGGCGATCCGCTACTCGAAGGAAGTCGGCGTGCCGCGGTTCGAGAACGACCCGGAGGTGCAGGCGTTCGAGGCGTTCCGGGCCAAGTATCTGCCGAACGTCGACAAGGACAATACCATCGCCTATGCGGGCTATGGTCAGGCGGCGACGATGGCGGAGATCCTGCGGCGCTGCGGCGACAACCTGACCCGGGAAAACGTGCTGAAGCAGGCGTCAAACCTGAAGGGCTTCCATTCGCCCTATTTCCTCGACGGCATCACCTACAGCTACACTCCGGACGACTACACCCCGATGAAGACGCTCTACATCGCGACCTTCAACGGCTCCGATTGGGACATTTCCGACAAGCCGGTCACCGAATGA
- a CDS encoding ligase-associated DNA damage response DEXH box helicase — protein sequence MSFVDSAPCPDLLPELFRRWFAARGWAPRDHQLALLERARTQRSALLIAPTGAGKTLAGFLPTLVELSAPRPANLSSLAGRVRTAGEAGRSGQGADEPPLDEAARDAETPPHPSRAALAAPPSPRTRGEGLAPRSGGLHTLYISPLKALAVDIARNLEAPIGEMKLSIRVETRTGDTPVSRRTRQRKYPPDILLTTPEQLALLLASDDAPYLFGSLRRIVLDELHALVTSKRGDLLSLGLARLWRIAPQLRAIGLSATVADPGELARFLVPQPDGTPESADIVVASGAAQPIVEMLDTRERLPWAGHSARHALPEIYDLIRRNTTTLVFVNTRSQAEMLFQELWRINDDNLAIALHHGSLDVAQRRKVEDAMSAGRLRGVVCTSSLDLGIDWGDVDLVVNVGAPKGSSRLMQRIGRANHRLDEASRAVLVPANRFEVLECAAAIDAVAENAQDTPPQRTGALDVLAQHILGCACGEPFLADDLYAEIRSAAPYADLPRADFDDTLDFVATGGYALKSYERFARIKQDKQGKWRVANPKVRQAYRLNVGTIVEEAMLKVKLVRSAKSKGSGHTGAIARGGRMLGQIEEYFIEGLTPGDTFVFGGEVVRYEALVEDQVYVSRANDKDARVPSYMGGKFPLSTYLAERVRGLLADKRTWKGLPDQVRDWLALQTKASRVPGRSELVVETFPRAAKYYLVCYPFEGRLAHQTLGMLLTRRLERARARPLGFVANEYALAVWGLGDTSQMIRHGRLDLDALFDPDMLGDDLEAWLAESALMKRTFRYAAIISGLIARRFAGEEKSRRQVLFSTDLVYDVLNKHQPDHVLLRAARADAATGLLDLRRLSDMLTRIRGHIVHKELDRVSPLAVPVMLEIGREAVYGEASDELLAEAADELVREAMEGPSRRRMG from the coding sequence GTGAGCTTCGTCGATTCCGCCCCGTGCCCCGATCTGCTGCCCGAACTGTTCCGGCGCTGGTTCGCCGCGCGCGGCTGGGCGCCGCGCGATCATCAGCTCGCACTATTGGAAAGAGCTCGCACCCAGCGCTCGGCGCTGCTGATCGCCCCGACCGGCGCCGGCAAGACGCTGGCCGGATTTTTGCCGACGCTTGTCGAGTTGAGCGCGCCGCGGCCCGCAAACCTCTCCTCGCTTGCCGGGAGAGTTCGAACGGCCGGCGAAGCCGGTCGGTCGGGTCAGGGGGCTGATGAGCCTCCGCTCGACGAAGCTGCGCGTGATGCCGAGACGCCCCCTCATCCGTCGCGAGCTGCGCTTGCCGCGCCACCTTCTCCCCGCACGCGGGGGGAAGGATTGGCGCCGCGCTCCGGCGGTCTGCATACCCTGTACATCTCGCCGCTCAAGGCACTCGCGGTCGACATCGCCCGCAATCTCGAAGCCCCGATCGGCGAGATGAAGCTGTCGATCCGGGTCGAAACCCGCACCGGCGACACCCCGGTGTCGCGGCGCACCCGGCAGCGCAAATATCCGCCCGACATCCTGCTGACCACGCCCGAGCAACTCGCGCTGCTGCTCGCCTCCGACGATGCGCCGTATCTGTTCGGCAGCTTGCGGCGCATCGTGCTCGACGAGCTGCACGCGCTGGTGACCTCGAAGCGCGGCGATCTGCTGTCGCTCGGTCTTGCCCGGCTGTGGCGGATCGCCCCGCAGCTCCGCGCCATCGGCCTGTCGGCGACGGTGGCCGATCCGGGCGAACTCGCGCGCTTCCTGGTGCCGCAGCCCGACGGCACACCGGAGTCGGCCGACATCGTGGTCGCCAGCGGCGCGGCGCAACCGATCGTCGAGATGCTGGATACCAGGGAGCGGTTGCCGTGGGCCGGGCATTCGGCGCGGCACGCGCTGCCCGAAATCTACGACCTGATCCGGCGCAACACCACGACGCTGGTGTTCGTCAACACCCGCAGCCAGGCCGAGATGCTGTTTCAGGAGCTGTGGCGGATCAACGACGACAATCTGGCAATCGCGCTGCATCACGGTTCGCTCGACGTCGCGCAGCGCCGCAAGGTCGAGGACGCGATGTCGGCCGGCCGGTTGCGCGGCGTGGTGTGCACCTCGTCGCTCGATCTCGGAATCGACTGGGGCGATGTCGATCTCGTCGTCAATGTCGGCGCACCGAAAGGCTCGTCGCGGCTGATGCAGCGGATCGGCCGCGCCAATCACCGGCTGGATGAAGCCTCGCGCGCCGTGCTGGTGCCGGCCAATCGGTTCGAAGTGCTGGAATGCGCCGCCGCGATCGATGCCGTCGCCGAGAACGCGCAGGATACACCGCCGCAGCGCACCGGCGCGCTCGACGTGCTGGCGCAGCACATCCTCGGCTGCGCCTGCGGCGAGCCGTTCTTGGCCGATGATTTGTATGCCGAGATCCGCAGCGCCGCGCCTTACGCGGATCTGCCGCGCGCCGATTTCGACGACACCCTCGATTTCGTCGCCACCGGCGGTTACGCTCTGAAGAGCTACGAGCGCTTCGCCCGCATCAAGCAGGACAAGCAGGGCAAATGGCGCGTCGCCAATCCGAAGGTGCGGCAGGCCTATCGGCTCAACGTCGGCACCATCGTCGAGGAGGCGATGCTGAAGGTGAAGCTGGTGCGCTCGGCCAAGTCGAAGGGCAGCGGCCATACCGGCGCGATCGCGCGCGGCGGCCGGATGCTCGGCCAGATCGAGGAGTACTTCATCGAGGGTCTGACGCCCGGCGACACCTTCGTGTTCGGCGGCGAGGTGGTGCGCTACGAGGCGCTGGTGGAGGATCAGGTCTACGTCTCGCGCGCGAACGACAAGGACGCGCGGGTGCCGTCCTACATGGGCGGCAAGTTCCCGCTGTCGACCTATCTGGCCGAACGCGTCCGCGGCCTGCTCGCCGACAAGCGGACCTGGAAGGGGCTTCCCGACCAGGTCCGCGATTGGCTGGCGCTGCAGACCAAGGCGTCGCGCGTGCCGGGGCGCAGCGAGCTGGTGGTCGAGACGTTTCCGCGCGCTGCCAAGTACTATCTGGTGTGCTACCCGTTCGAGGGGCGGCTCGCGCATCAGACGCTCGGCATGCTGCTGACGCGGCGGCTGGAACGCGCCCGCGCCCGGCCGCTCGGCTTCGTCGCCAACGAATACGCGCTGGCGGTGTGGGGGCTCGGTGATACGTCGCAGATGATCCGGCACGGCCGGCTCGATCTCGACGCGCTGTTCGATCCCGACATGCTGGGCGACGATCTCGAAGCCTGGCTGGCCGAATCGGCGCTGATGAAGCGTACCTTCCGCTACGCGGCGATCATCTCCGGACTGATCGCGCGGCGCTTCGCCGGCGAGGAGAAGAGCCGCCGGCAGGTACTGTTCTCGACCGACCTCGTTTACGACGTGCTCAACAAGCACCAGCCGGACCATGTGCTGCTCCGCGCTGCCCGCGCCGACGCCGCCACCGGCCTGCTCGATCTGCGCCGCCTCAGTGATATGCTAACGCGAATCAGAGGGCACATCGTCCACAAGGAACTCGACCGGGTTTCACCTCTCGCTGTGCCGGTCATGCTGGAAATCGGCCGCGAAGCCGTGTACGGCGAAGCCAGTGACGAACTGCTCGCCGAAGCCGCCGACGAACTGGTGCGCGAGGCGATGGAAGGTCCGTCAAGGCGTAGGATGGGTTGA
- the pdeM gene encoding ligase-associated DNA damage response endonuclease PdeM: MVPDPLPITDCSVAIAGATFVADLSGALYWEDERLLVVSDLHLEKGSSYAMRGVLLPPYDTVATLGRLGEVIVRFDPRCVIALGDSFHDRDAHHRLSDANRDILTALQARRDWIWIAGNHDSELPCSLGGSVAAEVLIGDVAFRHEPTGACGEIAGHLHPKARVSRRGRSIERRCFAGDGMRVVMPAFGAYTGGLNIRDAAFARLFGGAAFTAHVLGDNRLHAIAAARCC, encoded by the coding sequence ATGGTTCCCGATCCGCTCCCGATCACCGATTGCAGCGTCGCCATCGCCGGCGCTACGTTCGTCGCCGATCTGTCCGGTGCGCTGTACTGGGAAGACGAGCGGCTGCTGGTCGTGTCCGATCTGCATCTGGAAAAAGGCTCCAGCTACGCGATGCGCGGCGTGCTGCTGCCGCCCTACGACACGGTGGCGACGCTCGGCCGATTAGGTGAGGTGATCGTGCGGTTCGATCCGCGCTGCGTGATCGCGCTCGGCGACAGCTTTCATGATCGCGATGCGCATCATCGGCTGTCCGATGCCAACCGTGATATTCTCACCGCGCTGCAGGCGCGGCGCGACTGGATCTGGATCGCCGGCAACCACGATTCCGAGCTGCCGTGCAGCCTCGGCGGCAGCGTCGCGGCCGAAGTGCTGATCGGCGACGTCGCGTTCCGTCACGAGCCGACTGGCGCCTGCGGCGAGATCGCCGGCCATCTGCACCCGAAAGCGCGGGTCAGTCGCCGCGGCCGCAGCATCGAGCGCCGCTGCTTTGCCGGCGACGGCATGCGCGTGGTGATGCCGGCATTCGGCGCCTATACGGGCGGCCTCAACATTCGCGATGCGGCCTTCGCGCGATTGTTCGGCGGCGCGGCTTTCACCGCCCATGTGCTCGGCGACAATCGCCTCCACGCCATCGCCGCCGCGCGCTGCTGCTGA
- a CDS encoding LysR family transcriptional regulator produces MLDLELLRSFVSVVEAGGFTRAGERVHRTQSTVSQQIKRLEDDLGRQLLDRSGKDVIPTEAGERLLSYARRLLALAEEARDVVARPGNEGAVRLGIPEDFALYRLPRLLGSFSRARPGLRLDVRADQSLNLKRDLERGDLDLALLKRETGGSGAIAVWPERVYWVNSKNHPCNAKASSVPLIFFPGGCLYRTRAIHAIETTGRRWHMAYTSSSLAGIQAAVAAGLGLSILSEISIQADHRKLTARDGFPPIDRTELALIAGPQASPATLRLAETLAEFCDQIHAKVA; encoded by the coding sequence GTGCTCGACCTCGAATTGCTGCGCAGTTTCGTCTCGGTGGTGGAAGCCGGCGGCTTCACCCGCGCCGGCGAGCGTGTGCACCGGACGCAGTCGACGGTGAGTCAGCAGATCAAGCGGCTGGAAGACGATCTCGGCCGGCAACTGCTCGACCGCAGCGGCAAGGACGTGATCCCGACCGAGGCCGGCGAACGGCTGTTGTCCTACGCGCGGCGCCTGCTGGCGCTCGCCGAAGAGGCGCGCGACGTGGTGGCGCGGCCGGGCAACGAGGGCGCGGTTCGGCTGGGAATACCGGAAGATTTCGCGCTCTACCGGTTGCCGCGGCTGCTCGGCAGCTTCTCGCGGGCGCGCCCCGGGCTGCGGCTCGACGTCCGCGCCGACCAGAGCCTGAATCTGAAGCGCGATCTCGAACGTGGCGACCTCGATCTCGCGCTGCTGAAGCGCGAGACCGGCGGCAGCGGCGCGATCGCGGTGTGGCCGGAGCGGGTTTACTGGGTGAACAGCAAGAACCACCCGTGCAACGCCAAAGCCAGTTCGGTGCCGCTGATCTTCTTTCCCGGCGGTTGCCTGTATCGCACCCGTGCGATCCACGCGATCGAAACCACGGGCCGGCGCTGGCACATGGCCTATACCAGCTCCAGCCTCGCCGGGATTCAAGCCGCGGTCGCGGCCGGGCTCGGTCTGTCGATCCTGTCGGAGATTTCGATCCAGGCCGACCACCGCAAGCTGACGGCGCGCGACGGTTTCCCGCCGATCGACCGCACCGAACTCGCCCTGATCGCCGGCCCGCAAGCCAGCCCGGCGACGCTGCGTCTTGCCGAAACGCTCGCCGAATTCTGCGACCAGATCCACGCCAAGGTGGCGTGA
- a CDS encoding DMT family transporter has product MSLAPTTSLITPTFNTRPLQIALFCALWSFAFVAGKAGVADCPPLILLAGRFTLAGVLILGLSALMREHWNLRPRDIALCALLGVINNALYLGLGYIGLQTVSAGIGGLIVSANPVFTAVLAALVLHEALTWRKVVGLVLGVAGVAFIVWHRIAIGTEAWHGVGFTLASLASIVAGTILFKRLAPHGSLWIGNGIQNLAAGLVLTPLAFSLSSVGDIVPSWRLAGAFAFLVLGGSIVAYWLWFRLLTLYGATAASAWHFVMPPLAMLFAWLALGELIDLRDLLGVIPVAIGIYLVTRPVRRGTQAA; this is encoded by the coding sequence ATGTCGCTCGCGCCCACCACCTCGCTCATCACCCCCACATTCAACACCCGCCCGTTGCAGATCGCGCTGTTCTGCGCGCTGTGGAGCTTTGCGTTCGTGGCCGGCAAGGCCGGCGTCGCCGACTGTCCGCCGTTGATCCTGCTGGCCGGACGGTTCACGCTCGCCGGCGTGCTGATTCTCGGGCTGTCGGCGCTGATGCGCGAGCATTGGAATCTGCGCCCGCGCGACATCGCGCTCTGCGCGCTGCTGGGCGTCATCAACAACGCGCTGTATCTCGGCCTCGGTTATATCGGTCTGCAGACCGTCTCGGCCGGCATCGGCGGACTGATCGTCAGCGCCAATCCGGTGTTCACCGCGGTGCTGGCGGCGCTGGTGCTGCACGAGGCATTGACCTGGCGAAAGGTCGTCGGCCTGGTGCTCGGCGTCGCCGGGGTCGCCTTCATCGTCTGGCACCGCATCGCGATCGGCACCGAGGCGTGGCACGGCGTCGGCTTCACGCTGGCTTCGCTGGCGTCGATCGTCGCCGGCACCATTCTGTTCAAGCGCCTGGCGCCGCACGGCAGCCTGTGGATCGGCAACGGCATTCAGAATCTCGCCGCGGGACTGGTGCTGACGCCGCTCGCTTTCTCGCTGTCGAGCGTCGGCGACATCGTGCCGAGCTGGCGGCTTGCAGGCGCCTTCGCGTTCCTGGTGCTCGGCGGTTCGATCGTCGCCTATTGGCTGTGGTTTCGCCTGCTGACGCTGTACGGCGCGACTGCCGCCAGCGCTTGGCATTTCGTGATGCCGCCGCTGGCGATGCTGTTCGCCTGGCTGGCGCTGGGTGAATTGATCGACCTCCGCGATCTGCTCGGCGTCATCCCGGTGGCGATCGGGATCTATCTGGTCACGCGGCCGGTCCGGCGAGGCACGCAGGCGGCTTGA
- a CDS encoding Nramp family divalent metal transporter: MKHSARGDAEDPASFGSGVGDVPKVQRLETFRLRGFFKTLGPGLITGASDDDPSGIGTYSQAGAQLGYGISWTMLLTFPLMVAIQEISGRVGRVTGHGIAGNVCRHYSGKLLAAIVVLLFTANTINIAADLAAMADATKLLVGGHPLLYVVAFGAISVLAQVFFDYKRYVAVLKWLTLCLFAYVGALAVAKVDWPQAAAGVLIPQLTWSSGYLTTIVAILGTTISPYLFFWQASQEAEDERIDPHKKPLTKSPQDAPREFQRIRADTIVGMAFSNLIALAIIITAAATLHASGRTDIETSAQAAEALKPIAGPFAEWIFALGIVGTGLLAIPVLAGSAAYAVGEGRRWPVGLARKPKQAVAFYSVLALSAVLGIAINFAPINPISALYWSAVINGVLAVPVMVLLMLIARRRDVMHRFTVGGPLYWLGWLSTAAMGLSVIAMAVGYLL; this comes from the coding sequence GTGAAGCACAGCGCCAGAGGCGATGCCGAAGACCCCGCTTCTTTCGGGTCTGGGGTCGGCGACGTCCCCAAGGTTCAGCGGCTCGAGACATTTCGGCTCCGCGGCTTCTTCAAGACGCTCGGGCCGGGCCTGATCACCGGCGCTTCCGACGACGATCCTTCCGGCATCGGCACCTACAGCCAGGCGGGCGCACAGCTGGGCTACGGCATCAGCTGGACGATGCTGCTGACCTTTCCGCTGATGGTGGCGATCCAGGAGATCTCCGGCCGGGTCGGCCGCGTCACCGGACACGGCATCGCCGGCAACGTCTGTCGGCACTATTCCGGCAAACTGCTGGCGGCGATTGTCGTGCTGCTGTTCACCGCCAACACCATCAACATCGCTGCCGACCTCGCCGCAATGGCCGACGCCACCAAGCTTCTGGTCGGCGGCCACCCGCTGCTCTATGTGGTGGCGTTCGGCGCGATCTCGGTTCTGGCGCAGGTCTTCTTCGACTACAAACGCTACGTGGCGGTGCTGAAATGGCTGACGCTGTGTCTGTTCGCCTATGTCGGCGCGCTGGCGGTGGCGAAGGTGGACTGGCCGCAGGCCGCCGCTGGCGTGCTGATCCCGCAGCTCACCTGGAGCAGCGGTTATCTCACCACCATCGTGGCGATCCTCGGCACCACGATCTCGCCGTATCTGTTCTTCTGGCAGGCCTCGCAGGAGGCCGAGGACGAGCGGATCGATCCGCACAAGAAGCCGCTGACGAAATCGCCGCAGGATGCGCCGCGGGAATTCCAGCGCATCCGGGCCGACACCATCGTTGGCATGGCGTTCTCGAATCTGATCGCGCTGGCGATCATCATCACGGCGGCCGCGACCCTGCACGCCAGCGGCCGGACTGACATCGAGACCTCGGCTCAGGCCGCCGAAGCGCTGAAGCCGATCGCCGGTCCGTTCGCCGAATGGATCTTCGCGCTCGGCATCGTCGGCACCGGCCTGCTGGCGATCCCGGTGCTGGCCGGCTCCGCCGCCTATGCGGTCGGCGAGGGACGGCGCTGGCCGGTCGGTCTGGCGCGCAAGCCGAAGCAGGCGGTGGCGTTCTACAGCGTGCTGGCGCTGTCGGCGGTGCTCGGCATCGCCATCAACTTCGCGCCGATCAATCCGATCTCGGCGCTGTATTGGAGCGCGGTGATCAATGGCGTGCTCGCGGTGCCGGTGATGGTGCTGTTGATGCTGATCGCGCGGCGCCGCGACGTGATGCACCGCTTCACCGTGGGCGGCCCGCTGTATTGGCTCGGCTGGCTGTCGACTGCCGCGATGGGGCTCAGCGTCATCGCGATGGCGGTGGGGTATTTGCTTTAA
- a CDS encoding TIGR02186 family protein, with protein MVRRFASLRALAAAALLAALLPSASPAKAERLIVSVSNARVTVTPNYSGGELVLFGAIEKDHPAFTDQAKYDLVVTVLGPRANMVTRRKERKFGIWINTDSREFLMVPSYLAVFANRPIDAIAPLEVRRRQQLGINHVLLTQRIGTDYADVVADDQFRQAFVRLREDNKLYREDAAAVKFLTPTLFRTGIPLPAEVPIGSYEISIKLFAAGELLTETDTSFEIAKIGFEQFVATAARQHGIIYGLVTALMALATGWLASVVFRRD; from the coding sequence ATGGTGCGGCGGTTCGCATCGCTCCGTGCCCTCGCCGCTGCCGCGCTGCTGGCGGCACTGCTGCCGTCGGCCTCGCCGGCCAAGGCCGAGCGCCTGATCGTGTCGGTCTCCAACGCCCGCGTCACCGTGACGCCGAACTATTCGGGCGGCGAACTGGTGCTGTTCGGCGCCATCGAGAAGGACCATCCGGCGTTCACCGACCAGGCCAAATACGACCTGGTGGTCACCGTGCTCGGTCCGCGCGCCAACATGGTGACGCGGCGCAAGGAACGCAAATTCGGGATCTGGATCAACACCGACTCCCGCGAATTCCTGATGGTGCCGAGCTATCTGGCGGTGTTCGCCAATCGGCCGATCGACGCGATCGCGCCGCTCGAGGTGCGACGGCGTCAGCAGCTCGGCATCAATCACGTCCTTCTGACGCAGCGGATCGGCACCGACTATGCCGACGTCGTCGCCGACGACCAGTTCCGCCAGGCGTTCGTCCGGTTGCGCGAGGACAACAAGCTGTATCGTGAAGATGCGGCGGCGGTGAAATTTCTCACCCCGACGCTGTTCCGCACTGGAATTCCGCTGCCGGCCGAGGTGCCGATTGGCAGCTACGAAATCTCGATCAAGCTGTTTGCGGCCGGCGAGCTGCTGACCGAGACCGACACCTCGTTCGAGATCGCCAAGATCGGCTTCGAGCAGTTCGTCGCCACCGCGGCGCGCCAGCACGGCATCATCTACGGCCTGGTCACCGCCCTGATGGCGCTGGCCACCGGCTGGCTGGCGTCGGTCGTGTTCCGACGGGATTAA
- a CDS encoding sulfite exporter TauE/SafE family protein, with protein sequence MQLYLPIADLPVNVLLVLAMGAAVGFVSGMFGVGGGFLMTPLLIFIGISPAVAVASVTSHMAASSFSGALSYWRRRAIDPLLAFILLCGGIAGTGLGVWFFVLMRSVGQLDLVIALSYVVLLTAVGGLMVSEGIRAIRRTSRGEVALPGRSGNRNWLYALPFKVRFKRSKIYLSVLPVIAIGVMIGFIGAVMGVGGGFLLVPMLIYLLRVPTSTVVGTSMVLTLATMLIATVLHAATSHLVDAVLALILMIGGVAGAQFGARAGQRIRGEQLRLLLGLLVLAVGIRFAIELGIRPAELFTLRELGPA encoded by the coding sequence GTGCAACTTTATCTCCCGATCGCCGATCTCCCGGTCAACGTCCTGCTCGTCCTGGCGATGGGCGCCGCGGTCGGGTTCGTGTCCGGGATGTTCGGGGTCGGCGGCGGCTTCCTGATGACCCCGCTGCTGATCTTCATCGGCATCTCGCCCGCGGTCGCGGTGGCCTCGGTGACCAGCCACATGGCGGCGTCATCGTTCTCCGGCGCGCTGTCATACTGGCGGCGCCGTGCGATCGATCCGCTGCTCGCCTTCATCCTGCTATGCGGCGGCATCGCCGGCACCGGGCTCGGCGTCTGGTTCTTCGTGCTGATGCGTTCGGTCGGCCAGCTCGACCTGGTGATCGCGCTGTCCTACGTCGTGCTGCTGACCGCAGTCGGCGGCTTGATGGTGTCCGAAGGCATCCGCGCGATCCGCCGCACCAGCCGCGGCGAGGTGGCGCTGCCGGGCCGCTCCGGCAACCGCAACTGGCTGTACGCGCTGCCGTTCAAGGTCCGGTTCAAGCGCTCCAAGATCTATCTGTCGGTCCTGCCGGTGATCGCGATTGGGGTGATGATCGGGTTCATCGGCGCGGTGATGGGCGTCGGCGGCGGGTTCCTCCTGGTGCCGATGCTGATCTATCTGCTCCGGGTGCCGACCAGCACCGTGGTCGGAACCTCGATGGTGCTGACCCTGGCGACGATGCTGATCGCCACCGTGCTGCATGCCGCGACCAGCCATCTCGTCGACGCCGTACTGGCGCTGATCCTGATGATCGGGGGTGTCGCCGGCGCGCAATTCGGCGCCCGCGCCGGCCAGCGTATCCGCGGCGAACAGCTCCGGCTGCTGCTCGGCCTGCTGGTGCTGGCGGTCGGCATCCGGTTCGCGATCGAACTCGGCATCCGGCCCGCCGAGCTGTTCACGCTGCGCGAACTGGGCCCGGCGTGA